TTTACCAGCTCTCAGACAGCTTCAGGGCAGTTTGTCCATCTGCACAGGAAGGATCTGGGAGCAGCTTTCCCACATCCAGGCAGATTCCAAAGCCTCAAACAGGAGGCACATTCTCTGTGGGAGCACTGACTGTGAGCCCCCAAGGTCTggagctggggtggggacagcaaggacatggggacagtggCCCTGGGCACCAGACTGTGCAGCACAGGAGATGCCACAGGCACAGGAGATGCCACCCCTGGAGCGGGGAGTGGGTGCTGGGATATCTCCAGTTCCTGCTGCCTGGCCCTGCCATCCATCCCTGGCCAAGCAGTGCCACCCTGTGGAAAAcaccctcctctcctccagggcCATGGATGTCCCTCTGTCCCACCCTCTGTCCCCTTCCCCTGGTGCTGAGCATGGCCCTGACAGAGCACAGGACATCCCTAAGCCCTCCCcgctgctcctggagctcttcCCGGTCCCCACTGCCTTCCCAAAACCCTCCGGAGCTGCAGCCaccctgtgccaagggctggtGCCAGGGCACAGGTGAAAATGGGCCCCTGGCCGTGAGACCTCAGGAGTGGGATACAGGGACAAGGAAATGTCACTCTGACACAGAGCTCTAGCAAGGACAGCAGGGTGAGGTTCTAAATCTGTCCCCTTATGATGGCCAGAATTTGAGTTTACCCCCAAACCCTGGCCCTGGGTGCTGGAGGGATGCTGTGACAAAAGGAGGAGCCACGACCCTGGGGAGCTCAGAGGGCGAGCTGGGATTGCCTGTGGGATGATCTGggctcccttcccaccccacgGCACTGCAGGAGGCTGTCAGAGGGCAGGGTGAGCTTAGCAGGGCCAGCATCACTCTCTCCATGCTCTGCTTTCACTGCCCCatgccctgcagctgcagactctgatttctccatccctgggatggAAGCCGTGAGTTTCTGCTCCAGGCTGCATCACCAACATCCTGATGTCCTGGGAGCTTGGAGacctccagcagccccacagcctggcagccctgacccccagagcccctggctgtgcccagagctgggcaggagcacgGCCCCCTCGGCCCTGGAGGTGCTGTCACAGGGTGCAGGAGGATCCTCTCCACCAGAGAGCCCGGAGGAAGCCCCCAGCAGGGCTTGGCCTACAATATTTTAACCAAAAGGGACAGAAAATGCCACCAGTGATACTGCGAGCACCTGGAGATCCACAGGAAGGTCTGGAAGTCCCATTCAGCCAGATGAGAGAGCTTCACCCAAAGCAGATCTGGGCTTTCTCCAGGAGCTTTCAGAgagaggctccagccccaggcGTGTCCCAGCCCCGGTGACACCACTCAGGTGTCCCAGCTGGTGCCATCCCTACAAACCCCTCCtgaccagcagcagccagggcagcacgGCCACCGGCCTGGCCACGGCCAGCACGAGCATCCCGGCCAGGGCCATGGGGGACTGCAGCACTCCAGGCCCAGGGCCGGGCTGGACGACACGGAGCTGgaggtgccagccctgctcctcctgcccagggagcCGCAGTCCCAGGCCACCAGCGGCGTGCCGCGGTCACTGATGACAAAGATGTGAGTTCCCCttgccagcaccagcaccaccaaGTGACTGGGCACCCCCAGAGTGTTGCCGGCCTGGCTTTTGGCCAGGTGGGACAAAGAGGACGGCGACAGAGgcacctccagcacctggagTTGGTTGGTGGCCACGCCGGGTGGCCACAGAGCCGCCTTCTTGCTGAGGAAGGTGACACAGCAGCACACGGGGCACACGATGCTGCTCTGGACGTGCCCGTCCAGCTCGGCCCACAGCAGGCACTTCACCGGGCAGTGGTGGCAGAAGCTGTGACCGCAGCCGAGCGGCCTCCAGGGGCTGGAATATCTCGTTATCACACAGGGCACTCAgccggggctggagcaggcCTCGGACATCGCTGCGGCCGGGGGAGGCACGAGGGGTTAATCAGGGTGGTCATTAGCACGGTCCATCTCttcagctctcctcctcctcctccctggtcTCTTGGCAGTGCCCTTCACCCCTCACAGGAGGAGGGGATGGTTCCTGGTGTGGTCTGAGCAGGTTAAACCTCCTGGAGCACAGATGGTGGGAGGATCCCAGCTCCAGACCCTCCAGGGCTATAATCCCAGCCTGCAAAACCACCGGGACAGAGCTCCTGGATGGAGCTGTGCCTGCGGAATTCCCAGGACAGAATTGTGTCACCTCCATACTCAGCTCCAGAGCCCTCCAGGGCAATGAGAAACCGGCCTCATATtcaataattataaatatacaAGCTATTACCTCTGAATGTCATAACAGCATTTTCGGGTTTGTAACGGAGAGGGGAGTGGGGAAGAGACTGCCAAACTGGCAATCACTAAAACTGACACAAGAGGGTGCTTCAAGTCCACAAATGCGATCTCAGCCACCAATACAAAGCTAAAGCAGCTCCAAAATCCCAGCAAACACTCAATCACCCTCCAACGCTCTCTCAGAAAATGAGTTTTTATATCATGGGCATCCCCGTGTTGATATGCTGGCAAACTCAAATCAACACACCACTCTCACATGAACACCATCTCTGAGCTCAAGAAGAATGCTATAATGCAAAGGAATTTGAACCAAACTTCACCACAAAAGCAGCTCCAGATGAGGCTGGTGTCGGGCTTCAATTGTAAATAgagactgggttttttttctttcttcattcctCCACCCAAGTCAAGATGGTGGGAGCCTGTGCTACGAGACAATGGAacaatgatttttctttaaattatgaGCTTAGCTTGATACAACCATTCCTGATACCTCCTGAGAACAACTTCAAATACTTTCTAGGGTACTTGAACCCCTAAAATACTTCTTGAGGACTTGAACACTGGACAGGGGAAACTCTGACCCCTGGAGGTCAGCAACTCAAACCTCCACGCAATAAGCTTAGCCAGAGACTCAAACCCTGTTTGCAGGGACTCAAACCCCTCTTACCAGTAACTCTGTGTGGGGATTCTTATGATTGTCAATAatcccaaaataaataatttaagaagaccttatcactctctacaactccctgagaGGTAGCTGTAGTCACTtgagggttggtctcttctcccaggcaaccacTGACCaaacaagaggacacagtcctAATTTGTGCCAAGGAAAGTTTAGGTTagatgtcaggaaaaaaattcttcactgaaagagtgattggGTGCTGGAATCATCTGCACAGGGAGGTGGGTGGGGTCACCATCCCTagacatgtttaaaaaaagactggacatggcactgtCAGTTACTGTTCCGGGTCAATAAAGTGAATTCTGGTGATCTGAGGGGTAGGTCTGATAATTATCTAGGCATATAGGCTGTGACATGCACAAGAGAAGATCACTCTgcagctggcaaaaaaaaaaaaaaaaaaggtctagAAGAAACTGTCTGAGAGGATTTTCATCTGCAATGATTTCTGCAGGCTGCAAGACTCAAATGATAATTTGAAAACAAGTGTCCAGTAGCATGCATCCAGCATTGGACCTATTacttaaataattaattaatgacACACTGCTTCTCTGAACTTGGGATGTGGTAGTAAACAAGTGTCTCATTACAATTCACACAGAGTTGTGCAGTGTGTTCCATACTCTCCTACCTCTGTCTGGAAAGAAGCTGAACAATAGCTCTGGAACTTGCACTTAAAATTAGCCATAGTAACTCTCTGATTTGTTTGAACATATCCTCCAGCAAATAGATGCTCCAGCAAATAACCTCAGAGCAATTAAAACAGTGGAACAGGACTTCACTTGAATACGTTTACTGCTCTAATCCTGCCTTTGCCATATGCTGATTTCCCCCAGAGGGAGGAAGTCTGAGTACCATGCAAGATTTTCCAAACAGAATAATATATGAATGGGTGTTTGAGCTCTGAAAGGTTGTGAAGCCCTGAAGCTGGTGTAGCTGTTTTGGTATTTTACTTGCATAGAGTAAACCCAACATTTTCCAGCATGTTTTCAGCTCGGAAACCTGTGTGTGCTCTGCAAAATATCGCCAAGAACAAATGAAGGGGAAGCACATATGACAAATTAATCAGAGGTCAGGCCTCTGCTATCTcacttttccagctgtggaagGTTTTACTAACCTTTAAGTACGGTAATTAACGTGTTTCTGCTGGAGGGCCCTGCAGGAAGGGGCACTCATGCCCAGACCCTGTTGCCCAACATGGGCAGGGCTGTTAGCACCTAAGCCAGACACACCTCACAAGGACACACAGCCTTCCTCCTACTATAAAACAGCTTCTTTATCCTGGTCAGATGCAAGGGGATGTTATTTGGATGCTTTTCTGTGCAAGGAGGCCGCAGAAGGACTGGCAAGGGGCTGTGGACAAAGAAAAGGTTAATACTCCACCAGTCATGCACCTCAAGGCTGCAGTTCAAGGAGAGGgaaaacctcatttttcttctactgCTTATAGATAGCAAGATTTCCAGACACAGGGTGTCTCTGGGCATCAGTGTTTCAGTTATATATTCAGGATATAACTGTAAAAATTGCAGACAGCTGGTCCCACTGACCTGAGGTGGTCCTGGGTGTGTGTCCAGCTCCTGTTTCAGTAAAAGCAGCATGGCCTGTGGCTGCTTCAGGCTGATGCTTTAAGGAATCcccaaatttatattttttttttcttcctttctcccagtCTATCCTCTGGGAACCTCTTCTGTGCTTTCAGGCAGACTCAGAGAAGGCTGCAATGAGTCTCTAGCTCAACCAACTCCCTTAGTCTAAAATTAGGCATGTTACCACTCGTAACAGCCTTAAACCTGTGCAGAGTTAACCAGTGGCTTTAATTGGGCTGCTCTGCATTTAGATTATGTTGCTGATGAGCTTGTCATTGCTTCATTACTTTACTCACTTAATAGTTTTCCTGCACTTTGATACCAAATGATCCTTTGCTCTCAATGACACAGAGCACGTGTTTCTGTGAAGCATGTGATAATCTCACTTACAGACACAATTTGCTTTATGAGTGGCCATGCCACCTTCAGAGCTTAGCCTAGTAAGGAGGACTAGAGgagaaaatgtgcaaaaattCAGTTTAGTAAAATTTTATGGTAATGAACTTATATGTACCATGATGAAAGGGAAGAGATTGATATACTCCAGGTAGTAGCATAGACTTCATTAACTTTATTAGGCAAAATTACTTATGACTTCAGCAATATCAAGTGCTAGTCCCTGCCCAGAGTATCACAGCACTTATAAGCATCATTAATTGCCAGAGCACATGCTTGCACACACATAGTAGAAGTAAGATCACTCAAAGAACTTAGACATATATGTTTATTTACATGCCACTCATTTCATGGATGCCTTGGAGTTGTTGAATTTGGTCACTCTGTGTGCAGCCAGTTATCCTGGAGGTCGTGTAGCCTGGTTTTAGCCCTGGTGCATCCACAAGGTGCTTTGAGCTGGTGACGTTTAGACTTGCACCTGGGTATACTTCTTTCTGGCAATATTTTTTTGCTGATATGGTTCCTCTAAAGCTAAAAGAGCAGTGGATTTGTAAGCATGAAAAAAAGGCCTCTTtctttgtcagaaaaaaaagctggtcTTAGCTCTGCAAAGGAGCATTGTGATTTTATGTACAAACAGCTGGGAAAATTTCAGCTGAACAAAACCAACATGTcaagattttaataaaaagaaccTTCTGGTGCTTTTACTCAGAATAACCATATGCAGAATAGTTGGTGTGGGTAAGTGTTCTCTTTGCTGCACTCTGCTACCCCAGAGAACAAGATGTTCTCTGAGGTTCaaatcaatatttaaatatttcatatgttTTTCTTGTCTAATACTATGTaaaaacacacagctctgatatgggacattttttccccctttcccccttctctgCTCAGGCAGAAGGATTTTCATTCTAGTAAATCTTTATCCAACTGAatgaaaagatgatttaaaaaaaaaaaaaaaaaaagggagagggaggagggaagtaGTTTTTAGGCCTTGtgacagaattttgtttttaccTGCAGATTCTGTGGATTGGCCTGTTGAGGTTACCTGGTCCAGCAGCTCCACCCAGGGGTGCTGCCTCAGCCATTCCTGATTCTGACAAAGCTGCAAAGAATTCATTTGCAGGGCTAAAGCTTTTCAGCATgataaattctatttttcctcCCTACATCATTACTTTCCAAcctcactttttcctttttaatatacCTAAGCCAACTGGGATAAAGCATGTAGTAGGTTTCTGCACTCCAGATAAAATTTATAGCTTTTGGAAGCTCCTATGGCTCAGGATGTTAATTGTAACCTGGGACTAGAGATAGAAGTAGTAAATCTTTAATAACttcatgtgctgctgctgggaaaggggaaaagactGAACATTCTGTTCCCCTAAACACACCACAGTGATGTCACTTGGTGCCAGTTTTGGTGATGGCACAAaatctggaattaaaaaaaccccgaaaACCTAAAAGTAATCCAAAGCATACATATATGAACAAGGACTAACTCCAGATTTCTCCAGTCTTcaagcaaaatttaattttgtcatgGTGACACAGGTGAGAGGGCAGGAGTCATGGATAATTCTAGGAAGGGGCAGGGGAGCTCAGCTGGGGAAGCTGGGGAAAGGTCTGGTTCCATGGCTGGATTTCatcctcttctgtttttcctggggCTTATCTTGTTTGTATGCACAGAGACAAAGATCCGTTTTAAGTCCATTTTGTCCCCTGAATTCCTTTCCCCTATATAATTTTACTGTGTATTTAAGGGAGCATCTGCAAATCCAGCCCCAGACCAGAATTCCTTTACTGTGGCaagcacaaagcaaaaacatgtttttcattCTGAGGTGGTAATTTAATCTATTCTGCTGTTTAGCCATGAGTTAGATGCTAGAGTCATTTGAAGAGTATGAAGGAGTGTTAAAAAACTCTAACAATCttctaaaatcttaaaataagcAGGTTTCATGACCCAGCAGAATAGTTCAGAGAGAATCAAGTGATACATGGCAGAGGTAAGACATCTGATGAATGGCTCCAGTACAGGAGGGCAGATGATGTCAGCTTCATTTGCAAGTAATTGTTTTTGTACATGGCTGGCATAAAATCTGCAGCAACCTGGCATTTCAACACGCTCCTCAGTAGGAATTGGCAGCAAAAGCAGATGCTTTAATATTCAACCAGCATCACTTCTACTGTACCTAATTAATTGATATAAAAGAACTACCTATTGGAGAGAGAGAGCTCGAAAACCACTGTAAAGCTGGAATGTTAAAAGCACTgatctgcaattttttttctgattttcaaagtGTGAGTTTattgctgggctgggcacaccAAGGTAGGGCAGGTACATCAAAACTGGCTCAGAATGTAAGGCAAGGGATGGTggactccaaatatttttagttcTCTGAGACAGTTTTTAGTTCATGGACAGAAAATAATCACCTGATGGCTGCTTCTTCTAGGCTGCAAAACTAAGCTGTTGGTCTCATTTTGTTCTTTATAGACAGGTATGCTCATCATCCAAAAATTGCCTACCAGATTTAGCACTAATTAGCAGCACTGCTGGCCATCTTTGCCCAGAGATATAAATGAGAGAGGAACACAAATGTTAAGATATCAGTTTATCCTCAGattttgctccttttctgtctttttttcagtcctttgtTGTACTTTCTCTTGTACTTTATTGTCAGTTACATCTGTGCACTGTGAAGGTTAAGGAATGTGGCCCTTTGTCTTTTGGAAATTTTTACTAACAATCACTACTTTTATGAAGCCTTGAAAGTGGTTTGGCATGAGGCACGTTGGGGTGAGGCCGCAGGTGGGGACGACTGAAGCTCTGTTATGCAGAAGAACTTtgtgaaagggggaaaaatgccTTGTGTCCCTCCTCAAGCTTGTTTGCCATCCTGCTGCTAGGTACAAATGCCTTCCATTGAAGGGACCTGCTATTAGCAAATACCTGGGAATCTTGGAATAAACTGTTGGGATTCAATGATAGACCCATATATTGGTACATCTCTAGTTCTCCTTGATCCTTATAATCCCC
The sequence above is a segment of the Sylvia atricapilla isolate bSylAtr1 chromosome 18, bSylAtr1.pri, whole genome shotgun sequence genome. Coding sequences within it:
- the LOC136369542 gene encoding LOW QUALITY PROTEIN: RING finger protein 222-like (The sequence of the model RefSeq protein was modified relative to this genomic sequence to represent the inferred CDS: inserted 1 base in 1 codon), whose amino-acid sequence is MVFIYSSPWRPLGCGHSFCHHCPVKCLLWAELDGHVQSSIVCPVCCCVTFLSKKAALWPPGVATNQLQVLEVPLSPSSLSHLAKSQAGNTLGVPSHLVVLVLARGTHIFVISDRGTPLVAWDCGSLGRRSRAGTSSSVSSSPALGLECCXSPMALAGMLVLAVARPVAVLPWLLLVRRGL